Within Pseudomonas alloputida, the genomic segment GATCGCACGGGCCAGGGTCGCCATGTCGTGCGCCGACGAGTAATGCTCGGGGTGCGGCAGACCGGTAGGGTTCATGAAGTGGCTGTTGGTCATGCCCAGGTCGGCAGCCGTCTTGTTCATCATGTCGGCAAAGGCGTCTTCGCTGCCGGCGATGTGCTCGGCCAGGGCGACCGAGGCGTCGTTACCGGACTGGATGATGATGCCGTGCAGCAGGTCGCTGACCGTTACCTGGCTACCAACCTTGATGAACATGCGCGAACCGCCGGTACGCCAGGCGTTTTCGCTGACGGTAACCGGGTCGCTTTCACCGATCTGGCCGCGGCGGATGTCCAGGGTGGCGATATAGGCGGTCATCAGCTTGGTCAGGCTGGCTGGCGGCAGGCGCTCGTCACCGTTGTTCTCGACCAGCACGTTGCCGCTGGACGCGTCCATGAGTACGTAGGACTTGGCTGCCAGTTGCGGTGGCGCCGGCGTCATCTGCTCCGCCGCGAAGGCGGCAGGCGTGATCAGCAGCAGTACAGGCAGGCAAAGTCGTTTGGCAAGGTTGGTGATGTTCATCCGTCTCTCGAAAATCGCTAATGGTCTGAGATGTTCCCTGGGCAAGATCATGTGCCCAGCGCCAGTCAGTCTAGTTTTATGGCCAATGGCCTGGCCCGCGAACGTGCGGCTTTATGTCGCTGCGGGCAAAAGCGGTCATTGTACATGGCCGCGACCGGCAATTCATGACAAAACCGATAGTTTGGTGTTGCCGTCTTCGCAGGCGCGCCCGCTCCCACAGTCAGTCTGCTGTGACCAGCTTTGCCTGCCCCAAGTTCGCCAGGCGAATGCTGTCTTGTGCTTGCTGGATCTCGCCCTGGCTGCCGATCGGCCCCAGGCGCACGCGGTGCAGGGTCTGCTGGTTACGCACGATCGAGCTGATGAACACGGGTGCATTGACCATGGTGCTGAGCTTGGCGCGCAGCAACTCGGCAGCGTCCGGGTTGGCGAACGCGCCTACCTGCAAGAAACTGCCACCGTTACCGCCGGGCACGTTGTTGCCACCTACCTGCACGGGTACCACGGGCGCTGCGTGCTGCTGTGGTGGCGGGGTCCACTGCTCGACCCGCCCGGTACTGGCCGGTATTGCCTGGGTCTGCGCCACTTGCGGCTCCTTCAGCACCATCGGCGGCGTTTGGCCGCGCTGAGCCCACCACTGCTGCGGATCGATACCCTCGACGCGCACATGCGCGGTGCCGATCTCGGCATAGCCGAGCTTTTTCGCGGCAGCATAGGACAAGTCGATGATTCGGTCGGAATAGAACGGGCCACGGTCGTTCACCCGAAGGATCACGCTGCGGCCGTTCGCCAGGTTGGTCACCCGCACATAGGCTGGCAGCGGCAGGGTCTTGTGCGCTGCGCTCATGCCATACAGGTCGTACAGCTCGCCGTTGGCAGTGTTCTGCCCGTGGAACTTGGTGCCGTACCACGATGCCGTACCCTCGGCGCGGTAGTTGCGCGAGTCCTGCATCGGGTAGTAGGTCTTGCCCAGCACGGTGTACGGGTTGGCCTTGTAGTTACCGGTGTGCACGGTCGGGGTGGCATCGGGGATCTTGTTGACATCCACGTCCCACCACGGTGCGCCGTCCTTGTGCGCCCGGTTGATGTCCAGGCCCGGCTGGCTGCGCACGACATTACCACTGCTTTTCGGGGCCGGCCGGTTGGAAGAGCAGCTGGCCAGCGCCACACCGACGGCGAGGCAGGTGAGCAGCTTGAAAGCGTTGCCAGAGATGATTGCGCGCATTACTTGACGCCCCGTACTTGAACCAGCTGTTCCGCAAGCTGATGTACCGCCATGGCATACATCACGCTGCGGTTGTAGCGAGTGATCGCGTAGAAGTTCTTCAGGCCCATCCAGTACTCGGGGCCGCTCTCGCCCTCGAGACGGAAGGCGGTAACCGGCAGATCATCGCGCAGCGAATCATGAACCGACCAGCCAAGCGTACGCAACTCCCCTACCGTTTTCACCGGCTCGATGCCGGTGGTCAGGCCTTCGTCGGCGCGCTCACCTTCCACCCAGGCGCGACTGACCACACCCTCGCCGGCCACCCAGCCGTGGCGCTTGAAGTAGCTGGCCACGCTGCCGATGGCATCGTCAGGGTTGTTCCAGATATTGATATGGCCGTCCCCGTCGAAGTCCACCGCGTAGTTGCGGAAGCTGCTTGGCATGAACTGCGGCAGCCCCATGGCGCCGGCGTACGAGCCCTTGAGCGTCAAGGGATCAAGCTGCTCCTCACGGGCCAGCAGCAGGAACTCTCGCAGCTCCTTGCGGAAGAACTCGGCCCGTGGCGGGTAGTCGAAGCCCAGCGTCGACAGGGCGTCGATCACCCGGTAGTTGCCGGTATTGCGGCCAAAGAAGGTTTCCACGCCGATGATCGCGACAATGTACTGCGCAGGTACGCCGTACTCCTGCTCGGCACGTGCCAATACAGCCTCGTGCTGACGCCAGAAATCCACACCGCGAGCGATACGCGCATCGGTGATGAACATCGGCCGGTAGTCCTTCCACGGTTTGACCCGCTCGGCCGGGCGCGAGATGGCGTCGAGAATCGACTGCTTGCGCTGCACCTCACGAAACACACCCATCAGTTGCTCAGGCGCAAAACCATAGTCGCGGCTCATTTCGCCAACAAACGCGGCTACCTCGGGCGAGCCGTCGTATTCGCCGGCATGGGCCAGCTGTACAGCGCCGAACAGGCCCACCGCACCGATCCAAGGCGCACAACGGGCAGCCCAGTTACGCACTGCTTGCATGAAATTGTTCACCTTATTCAAACCTGCGCGATCCATTTGCGGTGCGTATGGATCGACATCAAAACGCCAAACGCTGACAGCAGCGTCACCAACGATGTTCCGCCATAGCTGATGAAAGGTAACGGCACGCCCACCACGGGCAGAAGGCCGCTTACCATTCCGATATTGACGAACACGTATACAAAAAAAGTCATGGTCAGGCTGCCCGCAAGCAGCTTGCCGAACAGGGTCTGCGCCTGGGCGGTGATCACCAGGCCACGGCCGATCAGCAGCAGGTAGACAATCAGCAGCAGGCAGATGCCTACCAGGCCGAATTCCTCGCCGAGCACGGCGATGATGAAGTCGGTGTGGCTTTCCGGCAAAAAGTCCAGGTGCGACTGCGTGCCAAGCAGCCAGCCTTTGCCAAACACCCCGCCCGAGCCGATCGCCGCCTTGGACTGGATGATGTTCCAACCGGTGCCCAACGGGTCGCTTTCAGGGTCGAGGAAGGTCAATACCCGCTGCTTCTGGTAGTCGTGCATGACGAAGAACCACATTGCCACCGCGACTGGCACGGCTGCCGCCAGCACGCTGAGGATCCAGCGCCAGCGCAAGCCGCCCATGAACAGCACGAAGGCACCAGAGGCCAGGATCAGCAGCGCGGTCCCCAGGTCGGGCTGACGTACGATCAGCATGAACGGCACGCCGATCAGCACCAGGCTGATCGCCACGTGCTTCAAATGGGGCGGCAAGGTGCGCTTTGACAGGTACCAGGCGATGGTCGCCGGCATGATGATCTTCATGAATTCCGAGGGCTGGAAGCGGATCACCCCAGGAATGTTGATCCAGCGTGTGGCCCCCATGGCGTTGTGGCCCATCACGTCCACTACTACCAGCAACAGCACCCCGGCCAGGTAGGCCAATGGCACCCAACGCGCCATGAAGCGCGGCTCCAGCTGGGCGATGACGAACATCGACACCAGACCGATGCCAAACGAGGTGGCTTGCTTGAGCAGCAGGTCCCAGTTCTTGCCACTGGCCGAATACAGTACGAACAGGCTGCCGGCTGCAAGGGTCAGCAGAATGATCAGCAAGGGGCCGTCGATATGGATGCGTTGCAGAAAGCTCGCACGCCGACGCATCACATCCTCGCTGGAGAGCATGCGATCGAAATTGTTCATCACAGGGCCGATTCCTGGGTAACGGTGGCGGGCGCGAACTCGGGTTTGAGCCGGCCATTTTCGTCGAGCAGCCAGGCGTCCATGATCTGGCGTACCACCGGAGCGGCGACACCCGAGCCGGACTCACCGTTCTCGACCATCACCGAAACCACGATTTTCGGGGCTTCGGCTGGGGCAAACGCGACGAACAGGGCATGGTCGCGGTGGCGCTCCTGGAGTTTGTTGCGATCGTACTTCTCGCCCTGCTTGATCGCCACCACCTGGGCGGTACCGCTCTTGCCGGCAATGCGGTACTGGGCTCCGGCAGCTGCCTTGCGCGCGGTACCGCGGGCGTTGTGCATCACCTGTTCCATGCCATGGGTGACCTTGGCCCAGTCGGACTTGTCACGCAGTACGATGTCTTCCATGGGGTTGTCGTCTACCGGCGGCAAGCCTTCGATGGTCTTGGCCAGGTGCGGGCGGTTCCACACACCTTTGTTGGCGATCAGTGCAGTGGCCTGGGCCAGTTGCAGCGGCGTGGCCTGCATATAGCCCTGGCCGATGCCGAGAATCAGGGTTTCGCCAGGGAACCAGGCCTGGCGACGGGTGGCACGCTTCCATTCGCGCGACGGCATCAACCCGGCAGACTCCTCGAACATGTCGAGGGAAACCCGCTGGCCGATACCGAACTTGTTCATGTAGCTGGACAAGCGATCGATGCCCATCTTGTGCGCAAGGTCATAGAAGTAGGTGTCGTTCGAGCGCATGATGGCGGTGTCCAGGTCGACCCAGCCATCCCCGGAGCGGTTCCAGTTACGGTATTTATGGTCGTAGTTGGGCAGCTGGTAGTAGCCAGGGTCGAACACCCTGCTGCTGGCATTCACGACGCCACTGTCCAGACCGGCAATAGCCACCGCCGGCTTGATGGTCGACCCCGGCGGGTACAAGCCACGCAGCACGCGGTTGAACAGCGGCCGATCGATCGAATCGCGCAACTCGGCATAGGCCTTGAAGCTGATGCCGGTGACGAACAGGTTGGGGTCGAAGCTAGGCTGACTCACCATCGCCAGCACCTCGCCGGTTCGCGGGTCGAGCGCAACCACTGCACCACGCCGGCCTCCCAGGGCGGCTTCAGCGGCCTCCTGCAGCTTGATGTCCAGGCTCAGCACAATGTCCTTGCCCGGCTTCGGATCGGTGCGCTTGAGCACCCGCAACACCCGGCCACGGGCGTTGGTCTCGACTTCCTCGTAACCCACCTGACCGTGCAGGGCGGCCTCGTAGAAGCGCTCGATGCCGGTCTTGCCGATATGGTGGGTACCGCTGTAGTTCACCGGGTCGAGCGTTTTCAGCTCTTTCTCGTTGATCCGCCCGACATAACCCACCGAATGGGCGAAATGCGCACCCTGCGGGTAATGCCGCACCAGCTGTGCCACCACCTCGACACCCGGCAGGCGGAACTGGTTTACCGCCACGCGGGCGATCTGCTCTTCGTTGAGCTCGAACAGGATCGGCACCGGCTCGAATGGCCGGCGGCCCTGGCGCATGCGCTTCTCGAACAGGGCACGGTCGTCAGCGGTGAGGTCCAGCACTTCGACGATGGTATCCAGCACTTCCTGCCAGTTACCCGCACGTTCGCGGGTCATCGACAGGCTGAAGCTGGGGCGGTTGTCGGCAACGATCACCCCGTTGCGGTCGAAGATCAGCCCGCGGGTCGGCGGGATCGGCTGCACATGCACCCGGTTGTTCTCCGACAGCGTGGAGTGGTAGTCGTACTGGATGATCTGCAGGTAGTACAGCCGTGCGATCAACACGCACACAAGCAGCATGATCGCGACTGCGCCGACCACGACGCGTTTGCGCACCAGGCGGGCGTCTTTCTCGTGGTCCTTGAGACGGATCGGCTGCGACATCGGACTGCTTACAGGCTCATTTGTGGTAAGGGTGCCCGGACAACACGGTCCAGGCGCGGTAGATCTGCTCGCCGATGAGTATCCTTACCAACGGGTGCGGCAAAGTCAGCGGCGACAGCGACCAACGTTGCTCGGCGCGCGCGCAAACCTCAGGCGCCAGGCCCTCCGGGCCGCCCACCATCAAATTCACCGTGCGCGCATCCAGGCGCCAGCGGTCCAGCTCGGTCGCCAGCTGCTCGGTACTCCATGGCTTGCCATGGACCTCGAGGGTGACAATGCGTTCCCCAGGCTGCACTTTGCTCAGCATGGCTTCGCCCTCCTGACGGATCAGGCGGGCGACGTCGGCATTCTTGCCACGGGTATTCAGCGGGATTTCCACCAGCTCCAGCGACAGCTCGGCGGGCAGGCGCTTGGCATATTCATGCCAGCCTTCCTCGACCCACTTCGGCATGCGCGAGCCGACCGCAATCAGGCGCAGACGCACAGCGCTTTCCTTATTCGCGGTCTTTGAGCTTGTCGGAGTACTCGTGGGCATGGTCCGGGCTGTGGTGCTTGCCATCGGCGGCACGGCTTTGCTCGGCACCCTGCCACAGACGCTCAAGGTCGTAGAACTGGCGGGCAGCGGCGGTCATCATGTGCACGATGACGTCGTTCAGGTCCAGCAGCACCCAGTCGCTGTCGCCCTTGCCTTCTTCACCCAGTGGCTGGGCGCCCTTGGCCTTGACTGCTTCACGGACCTTTTCGGCCATCGCGTTGATCTGGCGGTTGGAGGTACCGGTGGCAATGATCATGTAGTCGGTCAGGCTGTGCTTCTCGCGCACGTCGATGACCTGGATGTCCTGGGCCTTGACGTCTTCCAGCGCTGCCTTGGTCACTGCGACCAGTTCTTCGCCGTAAATTTTCTGCTTGGTCATATAAAACTCGTTCAACTCGTTGGATGAGGCGCCAGAGGCACCGTCAGTTGGGCGCACGATATAGTTCGTGCGCCTCGATATAGGCCAGTACGGCGTCCGGCACCAGGAACCTCACCGATTTGCCGCTGGCCAGCAGCTGTCGGATCTGTGTAGCCGACACCGCAAGCGGCGTCTGCCAGACGAACGAAATATTTCCCGCCGGGCCGGACATGGCGGTGGGATCGCTCTCCGAGCGCGCAGCCAACAGGTTGCGCAACTCGTCAGGGGGTTCTACGTCGGCATCCGGACGTTGCAGTACCAGGATGTGACAGTGTTGCAGCAATTCTTCCCAGCGATGCCAGGCGGGCAGGCCACAGAAGGCATCCCAACCCAGCACCAGGAACAGCTGGTCGTGGCCGGACAGTTCGGCGCGGATCGATTCCAGCGTATCGATGGTGTACGACGGCTTGTCACGTTCCAGCTCGCGGGCATCGACGCTCAGGCAAGCGACGCCCTGCACCGCTTCACGGACCATCGCCAGGCGATCCTGCGCGGCCACCTGTGGCGTGTCGCGGTGCGGCGGCCGGGCATTGGGCAACAGGCGTAGCTCATCCAGCCCCATGAACTCGGCCACTTCCAGCGCGCTGCGCAAGTGGCCGATATGCACGGGGTCGAAGGTACCACCTAGAATGCCGATACGCCGGACTGCCTGGGCCTTGCTCAACTCAGCAGGACCCCTGGCCGCGCAACTGGCCATCGCCGATCACCACATACTTCTCGCAGGTCAGGCCTTCCAGGCCGACAGGGCCGCGGGCATGCAGCTTGTCGGTGGAAATACCGATTTCCGCACCCAGGCCGTACTCGAAGCCATCGGCAAAGCAGGTCGGGGTGTTGAGCATGACCGACGCCGAATCGACCTCAGCCATGAACTGACGGGCTTCACCCTGGTGTTCGCTGATGATCGAGTCGGTGTGGTGCGAGCCATAGTGGTTGATGTGCTCGATGGCCTGGTTCAGGCCGTCGACCACGCGAATCGACAGGATCGCATCGAGGTATTCCGTGTGCCAGTCGGCTTCGGTGGCCGGTTTGGCGCTGATGATAGCCTGGGTACGCTCGCAACCGCGCAGCTCCACGCCCTTCTCCACGAAGCGGCGGGCCATTTCTGGCAGGAAGCGCTCAGCCACTTGTTGGTCGACCAGCAGCGTTTCCATGGCACCGCAGATGCCGTAGCGGTAGGTCTTGGCGTTGAAAGCCACATTCCAGGCCTTGTCCAGGTCGGCATGCTGGCTGACATAGATGTGGCAGATGCCGTCCAGGTGCTTGATCACCGGCACGCGGGCATCGCGGCTGATGCGCTCGATCAGGCCACGGCCTCCGCGCGGCACGATGACATCGACGAATTCCGGCATGCTGATCAGCGCGCCCACGGCTTCGCGGTCGGTGGTTTCGACCACCTGCACCACCGCCGCCGGCAGGCCGGCTTCGGCCAGGCCACGCTGAATGCAGGTGGCAATGGCGCGGTTGGAGTGGATGGCTTCGGAACCGCCACGCAGGATGGTTGCATTGCCCGACTTGAGGCACAGGCTGGCGGCATCAATGGTCACGTTCGGACGCGATTCATAGATGATCCCGATCACCCCCAGCGGGGTACGCATCTTGCCTACCTGAATGCCCGATGGACGGTAGCTCATGTCGCGGATGGCACCGACTGGGTCCGGCAGGCTGGCCACCTGGCGCAAGCCGGTGATCATGCCGTCGATACGCGCCGGGGTCAGCGCCAGACGATCGAGCAGTGCGGGCTCCAGGCCACTGGCGCGGCCGGCGGCCAGGTCCAGCTCGTTGGCAGCGGTGAGCTCGGCACGGGCAGCATCCAGCGCGTCGGCGGCGGCTTGCAGGGCGCGGTTCTTCTGCGCGGTGCTGGCACGGCCAATCACCCGGGAAGCCTCACGGGCAGCGCGACCCAAACGGGTCATATAGTCAAGAACGGACTCAGTCATGGGTTCGGTGTCTTGGCGAAGGGGAAATCGGCTGATTATAACTGCCGCGCAGGTGTACGCCCAGCGGCGGGTGGCGGATGGTAGAAAATGGATGGGGCAATGTGTAGGAAAGATGTAACCGGGGTTATCGAGATTTCCATCTCCTGTCGCGGCCCTTTAGCGGGCGCGCCCGCTCCCACTGGGATTTGTGTAGGAGCGGGTTTACCCGCGAAAGGGCCGGCACTGCCAACATCACCGTCCAATTCAGCCTCGATTAAGCCATTCATTGCTATCATCCCCGCCTCTCCAGCCACGAACTGCCCCGCATGCCAGCCCTGCCCGACAGCTTTTTCGACCGCGACGCCCAGACCCTGGCCAAGGCCCTGCTGGGCAAGGTCATCCGTCACCGCCACGGCGACCTGTGGCTGGCCGCGCGGATCATCGAGACCGAGGCCTACTACCTTTCCGACAAAGGTAGCCACGCTTCGCTCGGCTACACCGAAAAACGCAAGGCGCTATTCCTGGATGGGGGGCACATCTACATGTACTACGCCCGCGGCGGCGATTCGCTGAACTTCAGCGCCCACGGGCCGGGCAACGCGGTGCTGATCAAGTCTGCCTATCCTTGGCAGGACACCCTCTCGGGGCCCGACAGCCTGGCGCAGATGCAATTGAACAACCCCGATGCAAGCGGCAATATCCGCCCGCAAGAGCGCCTGTGCGCCGGCCAGACCCTGCTATGCCGGGCCCTGGGCCTGAAAGTGCCGCATTGGGACGCCCAGCGTTTCGACGCCGAACGCCTGTACGTCGAGGACTGCGGCAACGCCGTGCCCCGGGTGATCCAGGCCGCTCGCCTGGGCATCCCGCACGGGCGCGACGAGCACCTGCCGTACCGCTTCGTCGATGCCGAATACGCCCGTTTCTGCACACGGAACCCGTTACGTCGCGGCCAAGTCGAAGGCCGTGATTTCTTCATTCTCGAACAAGGAAGCTGAACATGGGCCAATGGCTCGACAGCCTGACCGGCTGGCTCAGCGCCAACCCGCAGTGGCTTGGCCTGGCGATTTTCCTGGTGGCCTGCATCGAATGCCTGGCCATCGCCGGCATTATCGTGCCGGGCACCGTACTGCTGTTCGCCGTTGCGGTACTGGCCGGTAACGGCACGTTCAGCCTGGGCGAAACGCTGCTCCTCGGCTTTCT encodes:
- a CDS encoding septal ring lytic transglycosylase RlpA family protein, producing the protein MRAIISGNAFKLLTCLAVGVALASCSSNRPAPKSSGNVVRSQPGLDINRAHKDGAPWWDVDVNKIPDATPTVHTGNYKANPYTVLGKTYYPMQDSRNYRAEGTASWYGTKFHGQNTANGELYDLYGMSAAHKTLPLPAYVRVTNLANGRSVILRVNDRGPFYSDRIIDLSYAAAKKLGYAEIGTAHVRVEGIDPQQWWAQRGQTPPMVLKEPQVAQTQAIPASTGRVEQWTPPPQQHAAPVVPVQVGGNNVPGGNGGSFLQVGAFANPDAAELLRAKLSTMVNAPVFISSIVRNQQTLHRVRLGPIGSQGEIQQAQDSIRLANLGQAKLVTAD
- the mltB gene encoding lytic murein transglycosylase B — encoded protein: MQAVRNWAARCAPWIGAVGLFGAVQLAHAGEYDGSPEVAAFVGEMSRDYGFAPEQLMGVFREVQRKQSILDAISRPAERVKPWKDYRPMFITDARIARGVDFWRQHEAVLARAEQEYGVPAQYIVAIIGVETFFGRNTGNYRVIDALSTLGFDYPPRAEFFRKELREFLLLAREEQLDPLTLKGSYAGAMGLPQFMPSSFRNYAVDFDGDGHINIWNNPDDAIGSVASYFKRHGWVAGEGVVSRAWVEGERADEGLTTGIEPVKTVGELRTLGWSVHDSLRDDLPVTAFRLEGESGPEYWMGLKNFYAITRYNRSVMYAMAVHQLAEQLVQVRGVK
- the rodA gene encoding rod shape-determining protein RodA — protein: MRRRASFLQRIHIDGPLLIILLTLAAGSLFVLYSASGKNWDLLLKQATSFGIGLVSMFVIAQLEPRFMARWVPLAYLAGVLLLVVVDVMGHNAMGATRWINIPGVIRFQPSEFMKIIMPATIAWYLSKRTLPPHLKHVAISLVLIGVPFMLIVRQPDLGTALLILASGAFVLFMGGLRWRWILSVLAAAVPVAVAMWFFVMHDYQKQRVLTFLDPESDPLGTGWNIIQSKAAIGSGGVFGKGWLLGTQSHLDFLPESHTDFIIAVLGEEFGLVGICLLLIVYLLLIGRGLVITAQAQTLFGKLLAGSLTMTFFVYVFVNIGMVSGLLPVVGVPLPFISYGGTSLVTLLSAFGVLMSIHTHRKWIAQV
- the mrdA gene encoding penicillin-binding protein 2: MSQPIRLKDHEKDARLVRKRVVVGAVAIMLLVCVLIARLYYLQIIQYDYHSTLSENNRVHVQPIPPTRGLIFDRNGVIVADNRPSFSLSMTRERAGNWQEVLDTIVEVLDLTADDRALFEKRMRQGRRPFEPVPILFELNEEQIARVAVNQFRLPGVEVVAQLVRHYPQGAHFAHSVGYVGRINEKELKTLDPVNYSGTHHIGKTGIERFYEAALHGQVGYEEVETNARGRVLRVLKRTDPKPGKDIVLSLDIKLQEAAEAALGGRRGAVVALDPRTGEVLAMVSQPSFDPNLFVTGISFKAYAELRDSIDRPLFNRVLRGLYPPGSTIKPAVAIAGLDSGVVNASSRVFDPGYYQLPNYDHKYRNWNRSGDGWVDLDTAIMRSNDTYFYDLAHKMGIDRLSSYMNKFGIGQRVSLDMFEESAGLMPSREWKRATRRQAWFPGETLILGIGQGYMQATPLQLAQATALIANKGVWNRPHLAKTIEGLPPVDDNPMEDIVLRDKSDWAKVTHGMEQVMHNARGTARKAAAGAQYRIAGKSGTAQVVAIKQGEKYDRNKLQERHRDHALFVAFAPAEAPKIVVSVMVENGESGSGVAAPVVRQIMDAWLLDENGRLKPEFAPATVTQESAL
- the rlmH gene encoding 23S rRNA (pseudouridine(1915)-N(3))-methyltransferase RlmH, whose protein sequence is MRLRLIAVGSRMPKWVEEGWHEYAKRLPAELSLELVEIPLNTRGKNADVARLIRQEGEAMLSKVQPGERIVTLEVHGKPWSTEQLATELDRWRLDARTVNLMVGGPEGLAPEVCARAEQRWSLSPLTLPHPLVRILIGEQIYRAWTVLSGHPYHK
- the rsfS gene encoding ribosome silencing factor, which gives rise to MTKQKIYGEELVAVTKAALEDVKAQDIQVIDVREKHSLTDYMIIATGTSNRQINAMAEKVREAVKAKGAQPLGEEGKGDSDWVLLDLNDVIVHMMTAAARQFYDLERLWQGAEQSRAADGKHHSPDHAHEYSDKLKDRE
- the nadD gene encoding nicotinate-nucleotide adenylyltransferase, whose amino-acid sequence is MASCAARGPAELSKAQAVRRIGILGGTFDPVHIGHLRSALEVAEFMGLDELRLLPNARPPHRDTPQVAAQDRLAMVREAVQGVACLSVDARELERDKPSYTIDTLESIRAELSGHDQLFLVLGWDAFCGLPAWHRWEELLQHCHILVLQRPDADVEPPDELRNLLAARSESDPTAMSGPAGNISFVWQTPLAVSATQIRQLLASGKSVRFLVPDAVLAYIEAHELYRAPN
- a CDS encoding glutamate-5-semialdehyde dehydrogenase codes for the protein MTESVLDYMTRLGRAAREASRVIGRASTAQKNRALQAAADALDAARAELTAANELDLAAGRASGLEPALLDRLALTPARIDGMITGLRQVASLPDPVGAIRDMSYRPSGIQVGKMRTPLGVIGIIYESRPNVTIDAASLCLKSGNATILRGGSEAIHSNRAIATCIQRGLAEAGLPAAVVQVVETTDREAVGALISMPEFVDVIVPRGGRGLIERISRDARVPVIKHLDGICHIYVSQHADLDKAWNVAFNAKTYRYGICGAMETLLVDQQVAERFLPEMARRFVEKGVELRGCERTQAIISAKPATEADWHTEYLDAILSIRVVDGLNQAIEHINHYGSHHTDSIISEHQGEARQFMAEVDSASVMLNTPTCFADGFEYGLGAEIGISTDKLHARGPVGLEGLTCEKYVVIGDGQLRGQGSC
- a CDS encoding DNA-3-methyladenine glycosylase is translated as MPALPDSFFDRDAQTLAKALLGKVIRHRHGDLWLAARIIETEAYYLSDKGSHASLGYTEKRKALFLDGGHIYMYYARGGDSLNFSAHGPGNAVLIKSAYPWQDTLSGPDSLAQMQLNNPDASGNIRPQERLCAGQTLLCRALGLKVPHWDAQRFDAERLYVEDCGNAVPRVIQAARLGIPHGRDEHLPYRFVDAEYARFCTRNPLRRGQVEGRDFFILEQGS